In Pseudomonas sp. MTM4, one genomic interval encodes:
- the hisC gene encoding histidinol-phosphate transaminase → MSCDFLALAQPGVQKLSPYVPGKPVDELARELDLDPQTIVKLASNENPLGPSPNVITAIRAQLDELTRYPDGNGFVLKQKLAERYGVELDQVTLGNGSNDILELVARAYLAPGLNAVFSEHAFAVYPIATQAVGAQARAVPAKRWGHDLDAMQAAIDENTRVVFIANPNNPTGTWFDADALDSFLASVPTHVLVVLDEAYIEYAEGGELPDGLTFLASHPNLLVSRTFSKAYGLAALRVGYAICSERIADVLNRVRQPFNVNSLALAAACAALDDAEYLSQSRACNSAGMQQLETGFKQLGLDWIPSRGNFIAVDFGRDASPINQALLRDGVIVRPMAGYGMPTFLRVSIGTEAENARFLDVLRKALGR, encoded by the coding sequence ATGTCCTGTGATTTCCTCGCCCTGGCGCAGCCAGGCGTGCAGAAGCTGTCGCCCTACGTGCCCGGCAAGCCCGTGGACGAGCTGGCTCGGGAGCTTGATCTCGATCCACAGACCATCGTCAAGCTGGCCAGCAATGAAAATCCGCTGGGTCCCAGTCCGAACGTCATCACTGCGATCAGAGCGCAGCTCGACGAATTGACCCGCTATCCCGACGGCAACGGTTTCGTGCTCAAGCAGAAACTGGCCGAGCGATACGGCGTCGAGCTTGATCAGGTCACGCTCGGCAACGGCTCCAACGATATCCTCGAGCTGGTTGCGCGTGCTTACCTCGCACCCGGGCTCAATGCGGTATTCAGCGAGCACGCTTTTGCGGTCTATCCGATTGCTACCCAGGCCGTCGGCGCGCAGGCGAGGGCTGTCCCGGCCAAGCGCTGGGGGCACGATCTCGACGCCATGCAGGCGGCTATCGATGAGAACACCCGTGTGGTCTTCATCGCCAACCCCAATAACCCGACTGGCACCTGGTTCGATGCCGACGCGCTCGACAGCTTCCTCGCCAGTGTTCCGACGCACGTTCTGGTTGTGCTGGATGAGGCTTATATTGAATACGCAGAGGGTGGCGAGCTGCCGGATGGATTGACCTTTCTGGCTTCGCATCCCAACTTGCTGGTGTCCCGCACCTTCTCCAAGGCCTACGGCCTGGCTGCGTTGCGCGTGGGTTATGCAATCTGTTCGGAGCGGATTGCCGATGTGCTGAATCGTGTCCGTCAGCCGTTCAACGTTAACAGTCTCGCCCTTGCAGCCGCCTGCGCCGCGCTTGACGATGCCGAATATCTGTCTCAAAGCAGGGCGTGTAATAGCGCTGGTATGCAGCAGCTCGAGACGGGCTTCAAACAGCTGGGGCTGGACTGGATACCGTCCAGGGGGAACTTCATCGCGGTTGATTTTGGCCGTGACGCCTCGCCGATCAACCAGGCGTTGCTGCGCGATGGCGTCATCGTTCGACCTATGGCTGGCTATGGAATGCCAACCTTTCTTCGTGTGTCGATCGGAACCGAAGCCGAGAATGCACGGTTTCTCGACGTCCTGCGCAAGGCTCTCGGGCGTTGA
- the pheA gene encoding prephenate dehydratase, translated as MSDADRLKALRVRIDSLDERILELISERARCAQDVARVKTASLAEGEEAVFYRPEREAWVLKHIMELNKGPLDNEEMARLFREIMSSCLALEQPLRVAYLGPEGTFSQAAALKHFGHSVVSKPMAAIDEVFREVVAGAVNFGVVPVENSTEGAVNHTLDSFLEHDIVICGEVELRIHHHLLVGETTKTDRITRIYSHAQSLAQCRKWLDAHYPNVERVAVSSNADAAKRVKSEWNSAAIAGDMAAQLYGLSKIAEKIEDRPDNSTRFLIIGSQEVPPTGDDKTSIIVSMRNKPGALHELLMPFHSNGIDLTRIETRPSRSGKWTYVFFIDCIGHHQDPLIKDVLEKIGREAVALKVLGSYPKAVL; from the coding sequence ATGAGTGATGCCGACCGGCTGAAGGCGCTACGCGTTCGCATCGACAGTCTCGACGAGCGGATTCTCGAGCTGATCAGCGAGCGCGCCCGTTGCGCCCAGGACGTGGCCCGTGTCAAAACGGCTTCGCTGGCCGAAGGCGAGGAAGCGGTGTTCTATCGTCCCGAGCGCGAAGCCTGGGTGCTCAAGCACATCATGGAGCTGAACAAAGGCCCGCTGGACAACGAGGAGATGGCGCGCCTGTTTCGCGAAATCATGTCCTCATGCCTGGCACTGGAGCAGCCGCTGCGGGTCGCCTATCTCGGCCCTGAAGGTACCTTCTCGCAGGCGGCGGCGCTCAAGCATTTTGGTCACTCGGTGGTTAGTAAGCCGATGGCGGCCATCGACGAAGTTTTCCGAGAAGTGGTTGCCGGTGCGGTGAACTTCGGCGTGGTGCCGGTGGAAAACTCCACCGAAGGCGCCGTCAACCATACGCTGGATAGCTTCCTCGAGCATGACATCGTCATCTGCGGCGAGGTCGAGCTGCGTATTCACCATCACTTGCTGGTGGGTGAGACGACCAAGACCGACCGCATCACCCGCATCTATTCCCATGCGCAGTCGCTGGCGCAATGTCGCAAATGGCTGGATGCCCATTATCCGAACGTCGAACGCGTAGCAGTTTCCAGTAATGCTGATGCGGCCAAGCGCGTGAAGAGCGAGTGGAACTCCGCAGCGATCGCCGGTGACATGGCCGCTCAGCTTTACGGCCTGAGCAAGATTGCCGAAAAGATCGAAGACCGTCCGGACAACTCCACGCGCTTCCTGATCATCGGTAGCCAGGAAGTACCGCCTACCGGTGACGACAAAACCTCAATCATCGTTTCCATGCGCAACAAACCTGGCGCGCTACATGAACTGTTGATGCCATTCCATTCCAACGGCATCGATCTTACGCGGATCGAAACCCGCCCTTCGCGCAGCGGTAAATGGACCTATGTATTTTTCATCGACTGCATCGGCCACCACCAGGACCCGCTGATCAAGGACGTTCTGGAGAAGATCGGTCGTGAAGCGGTGGCGTTGAAGGTGTTGGGGTCGTATCCCAAGGCGGTACTTTAA
- a CDS encoding bifunctional prephenate dehydrogenase/3-phosphoshikimate 1-carboxyvinyltransferase: protein MSRGTGSTSADVPQVGRLVVIGLGLIGGSFAKGLRERGLCGEVVGFDLDARSRELAVELGVVDRCADNLADACQGADVIQLAVPILAMERLLAELAMLDLGSAVLTDVGSAKGNVVRCARERFGRVPPRFVPGHPIAGSEQSGVTAAQSTLFRRHKVILTPLEGTDSDALALVDALWRALGADVEHMNVQHHDEVLAATSHLPHLLAFGLVDSLAKRNENLEIFRYAAGGFRDFTRIAGSDPVMWHDIFLANREAVLHTLDDFRADLDALRAAVDEGDGHTLLGVFTRARAAREHFSKILARRAYVDVMHSKDLIFLANPGGSLSGTLRVPGDKSISHRSIMLGSLADGITEVEGFLEGEDALATIQAFRDMGVVIEGPNQGRVTVHGVGLHGLKAPPGPIYLGNSGTSMRLLSGLLAAQPFDTTLTGDASLSKRPMNRVAKPLRDMGAVIETAAEGRPPLTIRGGQKLSGMNYDMPMASAQVKSCLLLAGLYAAGRTSVTEPAPTRDHTERMLQGFGYPVMVEGSTAAVESGHKLHATQIEVPADISSAAFFMVAASIAEGSDITLEHVGINPTRTGVIDILKLMGADIELTNQREVGGEPVADIRVRAVQLKGIEIPENLVPLAIDEFPVLFVAAACAEGRTTLRGAEELRVKESDRIQVMADGLQALGVQATPTPDGIIIEGGAAFGGGEVWAHGDHRIAMSFSVAALRAGAAIRIHDCANVATSFPNFLALAERAGMRVTVEADS from the coding sequence TTGAGTCGCGGCACTGGATCGACGAGCGCCGACGTACCCCAGGTAGGTCGTCTGGTCGTTATCGGTCTTGGACTGATCGGTGGCTCGTTCGCCAAAGGGCTGCGTGAGCGTGGGTTGTGTGGCGAGGTGGTCGGCTTCGATCTCGATGCCCGTTCTCGCGAGCTTGCCGTCGAACTTGGCGTGGTGGATCGCTGCGCAGACAACCTTGCGGACGCTTGCCAAGGCGCGGATGTGATTCAGCTGGCCGTCCCGATCCTGGCGATGGAGCGTCTGCTGGCGGAGCTTGCAATGCTCGATCTCGGAAGTGCGGTGCTGACCGATGTTGGCAGCGCCAAGGGCAACGTGGTGCGTTGTGCTCGTGAGCGGTTCGGGCGGGTGCCGCCGCGTTTCGTGCCGGGCCATCCGATAGCAGGTTCGGAACAGAGCGGCGTTACCGCTGCCCAAAGCACGCTTTTTCGTCGCCACAAGGTGATTCTTACACCGCTGGAGGGCACGGATTCTGACGCGCTGGCGCTTGTCGATGCCTTGTGGCGGGCATTGGGCGCCGATGTTGAGCATATGAATGTTCAACATCATGACGAAGTGCTCGCAGCGACCAGCCACTTACCTCACCTGTTGGCGTTTGGTCTGGTGGATTCGCTGGCCAAACGCAACGAGAATCTCGAGATTTTCCGTTATGCGGCAGGCGGGTTTCGTGATTTCACCCGTATAGCAGGCAGTGATCCGGTCATGTGGCACGATATCTTTCTCGCCAATCGCGAGGCGGTGCTGCATACCCTCGATGATTTTCGTGCCGACCTCGATGCGCTACGCGCCGCGGTCGATGAAGGAGACGGGCATACGTTGTTGGGCGTGTTCACGCGCGCCAGGGCTGCCCGGGAACATTTCAGCAAAATACTGGCTCGCAGAGCCTATGTGGACGTTATGCATTCCAAAGATCTGATCTTCCTCGCCAATCCTGGCGGCAGCCTTAGCGGCACACTTCGAGTACCAGGCGACAAATCCATTTCCCACCGGTCGATCATGCTCGGCTCGCTTGCCGATGGAATCACCGAAGTGGAAGGGTTTCTCGAGGGCGAGGATGCCCTGGCAACCATTCAGGCATTCCGCGACATGGGTGTGGTGATCGAGGGGCCGAATCAGGGACGCGTGACCGTCCATGGCGTCGGCCTGCATGGCTTGAAGGCTCCGCCAGGCCCGATCTATCTCGGTAATTCCGGGACCTCGATGCGTCTGCTGTCCGGCTTGTTGGCGGCGCAGCCGTTCGACACCACGCTGACCGGTGATGCTTCTCTGTCCAAGCGCCCGATGAATCGCGTCGCAAAGCCCCTGCGTGATATGGGTGCAGTGATCGAGACGGCCGCCGAGGGGCGTCCGCCGCTGACCATTCGCGGTGGGCAGAAGCTCTCCGGGATGAATTACGACATGCCGATGGCCAGTGCTCAGGTTAAGTCCTGCCTGTTGCTGGCGGGGCTTTATGCGGCCGGGCGGACCTCCGTGACCGAGCCGGCGCCCACCCGTGACCATACCGAGCGGATGCTCCAGGGCTTCGGTTATCCGGTTATGGTGGAGGGCAGCACCGCTGCTGTCGAATCTGGCCACAAACTGCACGCCACGCAGATCGAAGTGCCTGCGGATATTTCTTCCGCCGCCTTCTTCATGGTCGCTGCCAGTATTGCAGAAGGTTCGGACATCACCCTCGAACACGTTGGGATAAACCCGACGCGTACCGGCGTCATCGACATTCTCAAGCTGATGGGTGCCGATATCGAATTGACCAACCAGCGTGAAGTAGGCGGCGAGCCGGTTGCGGATATACGGGTGCGTGCCGTTCAGCTCAAGGGTATCGAGATACCGGAGAACCTCGTCCCGCTCGCCATCGATGAGTTCCCGGTGCTGTTTGTCGCAGCGGCTTGTGCCGAGGGCCGGACGACCTTGCGTGGTGCCGAAGAGTTGCGAGTCAAGGAGTCCGACCGCATTCAGGTGATGGCCGATGGTCTGCAAGCGCTCGGCGTGCAGGCTACACCGACCCCGGATGGGATTATCATCGAAGGCGGCGCTGCCTTCGGTGGTGGCGAGGTCTGGGCGCACGGCGATCATCGAATTGCGATGTCTTTCAGTGTCGCTGCGCTTCGTGCCGGTGCTGCGATACGCATCCACGATTGCGCTAACGT